A part of Syngnathus acus chromosome 20, fSynAcu1.2, whole genome shotgun sequence genomic DNA contains:
- the dcaf11 gene encoding DDB1- and CUL4-associated factor 11: MGSQSSSGMSGGRGSSSDNPVDQSDLEEQSQGSSSRRSSSSSSNSSSSSHSSSSSSRQQGDAVSASEEDVDLAEVLAYLLRRGQVRLVHGSGATGLQLVQSYSDSDEDSDGAWEGRLANHYNPPVDTQPDTHEVDRSEIRTQILVATASSDLKGKTSFTHMLTERAQGRCQGSSFSHGECSRIRSHFLPNYVCQKAKYNHKAFCGVYSEDGNMFLSACQDQNIRLYDTSRGRFLLRQTVKARDVGWSVLDVCFTPDAQHVLYSSWSDYIHLCSINGDSENHTALDLNPDERRFCVFSLAASTDGKEILGGANDGCLYVFDLEQNKRTLKIDAHEDDVNAVAFADSSSQLLFSGSDDALCKVWDRRTLRENRPEPVGQLAGHRDGITFIHSKGDARYLISNSKDQTIKLWDVRKFSPKEGLAASRLAVTQQNWDYRWQRVPQRALRRHKIAGDTSVMTYRGHGVLHTLIRCRFSPEFSTGQRFIYSGCSTGKIVIYDVLTGAVVSKLLGHGACVRDVTWHPYEDNIISSSWDCVVQMWEHRQTHPLDEERERE, encoded by the exons ATGGGCTCTCAGTCCAGTTCTGGGATGTCTGGTGGAAGGGGATCTTCCAGTGACAACCCAGTTGATCAGTCCGATTTAGAAGAGCAAAGCcagggcagcagcagcaggaggagcagcagcagcagcagcaacagcagcagcagtagtcatagtagcagcagcagcagcaggcagcAAGGAGACGCAGTGTCAGCATCAGAGGAGGACGTTGACTTAGCTGAAGTGCTGGCTTATCTACTGAGGAG ggGCCAGGTCAGACTGGTCCATGGCAGTGGAGCCACAGGGTTGCAGCTGGTCCAGTCGTACTCCGACTCCGACGAGGACAGCGACGGGGCGTGGGAGGGTCGGCTGGCAAACCACTACAATCCTCCTG TGGACACCCAGCCTGACACGCATGAGGTGGACCGCAGTGAGATCCGAACTCAGATCCTGGTGGCCACTGCTTCGTCCGACCTGAAAGGCAAAACAAGTTTCACACACATGCTAACAGAG AGGGCACAAGGACGATGTCAAGGCTCGAGTTTTTCCCACGGAGAGTGCAGTCGCATCCGCTCGCA TTTCCTGCCAAACTATGTCTGTCAGAAGGCTAAATACAACCACAAAGCTTTCTGCGGCGTCTACAGCGAGGACGGCAACATGTTTCTCTCTGCCTGCCAGG ATCAGAACATCCGCCTGTATGACACAAGCAGAGGGCGCTTTCTGCTACGGCAAACGGTGAAGGCTCGAGATGTCGGCTGGAGCGTTCTGGACGTCTGCTTCACGCCAGACGCGCAGCACGTGCTCTACTCCAGCTGGTCGGACTACA TTCATCTGTGCAGTATCAATGGGGACAGTGAAAACCACACTGCATTGGACCTCAA tCCGGATGAGAGGAGGTTCTGTGTGTTCTCACTTGCTGCATCCACAGATGGAAAAGAGATTCTGGGAGG AGCAAATGACGGCTGTCTTTACGTATTTGACCTTGAGCAGAATAAAAGGACACTGAAG ATCGATGCCCACGAGGATGACGTGAACGCGGTGGCGTTTGCCGACAGCTCGTCCCAGCTGCTCTTCTCCGGCAGCGACGATGCGCTGTGCAAAGTATGGGACAGGAGGACGCTACGGGAAAATCGGCCGGAGCCTGTGGGACAGCTGGCGGGCCACCGGGATGGCATCACCTTCATCCACAGCAAG GGCGATGCTCGCTATCTGATCAGCAACTCAAAGGACCAGACCATCAAGCTCTGGGACGTGAGGAAGTTCTCACCCAAAGAGGGATTGGCAGCCTCTCGCCTGGCCGTCACCCAGCAGAATTGGGATTACCGCTGGCAGCGGGTCCCCCAAAGAG CCTTGAGGCGACATAAGATAGCCGGCGACACTTCGGTGATGACGTACCGTGGCCACGGCGTCCTGCACACGCTCATTCGCTGCCGTTTCTCACCCGAATTCAGCACGGGGCAGAGGTTCATCTATTCTGGCTGCTCCACCGGCAAGATTGTCA TCTACGACGTGCTGACGGGTGCTGTCGTTTCCAAATTGTTGGGTCACGGTGCCTGCGTCAGGGATGTCACTTGGCACCCGTATGAAGACAACATCATCAGTAGCTCT TGGGACTGCGTTGTACAAATGTGGGAGCACAGACAAACTCACCCTCTTGACGAGGAGCGGGAGAGAGAATGA